One window of the Taeniopygia guttata chromosome W, bTaeGut7.mat, whole genome shotgun sequence genome contains the following:
- the LOC140682088 gene encoding uncharacterized protein, producing MAASRMRTGISVQHHGRLPTAEFHFPYSVMAASRMRTRNSSSACKAPSLFPDQSLFLRLGPPEPPPPPALRPQTPPRAPLAARSRPGTGGCSTALCPQWGQHFSSEPATRDSQDGGPWGPGRREAYYADARRPPPKTRTLAVLLTPQPLCTAPEPPRKIPSGGAGVGDNSGSVEKTDTGPRMPTSSFSRHLEKVKRARDKPLPRWRPRAAGCSTALCPQGGSTAARHRRGPPLASGPRAGPAAEKNGRDALRNLPCSKCPKTSRAEKNASKKTPASNPTGTKSKNLLF from the coding sequence atggccgcctcgcgcatgcgcactggaatttccgtacagcatcatggccgccttcctacagcagagttccattttccgtacaGTGTCATGGCCGCCTCGCGCATGCGCACTAGAAATTCCTCGTCTGCGTGCAAAGCACCAAGCTTGTTTCCTGACCAGAGCTTGTTTTTGAGGCTCGGGCCGCctgagccgccgccgccccccgccctgcgCCCACAGAcaccgccccgcgcgccgctcgccgcgcgctcccgccccggcaccggcggctgcagtaccgccctctgcccacaatGGGGGCAGCACTTTTCAAGCGAGCCCGCCACCAGGGACTCGCAAGATGGCGGCCCGTGGGGACCTGGACGGAGAGAGGCGTATTACGCCGATGCCCGTCGGCCCCCGCCAAAAACCCGCACGCtcgcggtgctgctgaccccacagcccctgtgcacggcaccggaaccgccgcggaaaatcccgtcggggggcgccggcgttggggacaattcaggcagtgtagaaaaaacagacacgggtcctcgaatgccgacgtcctctttttcgcgccatctcgagaaggtcaagcgagcccgcgacaagccactcccaagatggcggccgcgggcagcgggctgcagtaccgccctctgcccacagggcggcagcactgccgcccgccaccgccgggggccgccgctcgcctcggggccgcgggcggggccggcggcagaaaagaacgggcgcgatgccctccggaacctgccctgcagcaaatgccccaaaacatcccgcgcggaaaagaacgccagcaaaaaaacccctgcctctaacccaacaggaaccaaaagcaaaaaccttctcttttaa